The nucleotide window GCTGCAGAAGGCGTTAAAAAAGGTGCTTATGTCATCTCACCAGCTACAAAAGAACAGCCAGATGCAATCATTCTTGCAAGTGGTTCTGAAGTAAACTTGGCTGTTGAAGCTCAAAAAGAACTTCTAGCCGGGGGAACTGATGTATCTGTTGTAAGTGTGCCTTCATTTGATCTATTTGAACAACAATCAGCAGAATATAAAGAAAGTGTTTTACCAAATGCTGTAAGAAAACGTGTAGCAGTGGAAATGGGCGCTAGCTTTGGCTGGGAACGCCATGTTGGTTTAGATGGAAAAGTAATTGGAATCGACAAGTTTGGTGCATCAGCTCCAGGAGAAACAGTGATTCATAATTATGGCTTTACGGTAGAAAATGTTGTAAATACAGTGAAATCACTTTAATTAATAGAAGCAGGTCGCTGCTAGTTTTTCTAGAGCGACCTGTTTTTTTATTGGGATATTTGATTGCGCAGTAGTGCCATTAATGATATAATTACGAGGTTGTTTGAAGCTTTTATTGCTAAATTGATCAAGATAATATGTTTTAATGAAAAGTATTGTCTGTTTAATATAAATCAAGTACAATAAAAGAGGATTTTGTTTCAAGGAGGAGAAAAGAGACTATGTGGATTTACATTCTTGTCGGCATTATTTGTTTGCTAGCTGGTCTTGCGGGAGGATTTTTTATTGCGAGACGTTACATGATGAGCTATTTAAAAAACAATCCGCCAATTAACGAACAAATGTTACAAATGATGATGGCTCAAATGGGTCAAAAACCATCACAAAAGAAAATTAACCAAATGATGAGCGCGATGAACAAACAGCAAGAAAAAGAAAAACCAAAAAAGGCGAAGAAATAATATTTTACAATGTAAAACCCTTCGAAATTAGTAACTATTAATTTCGAAGGGTTTTTTATTATAAATATCTAGTTAATAACGGGAAATCTTTAAATTTTATATCATATCCTAAAATAGCTAGTTTTATTAATAAGGTTTGTGTAAATTGTTTAATATTTATTACTGGAATTTCCGGATTAATTATAGGTATATTTTCCGAGAAGGAGATAAGCCATTTTTTTACTTCTGTATAAGTTAATTTTTGTAGC belongs to Listeria ivanovii subsp. ivanovii and includes:
- a CDS encoding YneF family protein, encoding MWIYILVGIICLLAGLAGGFFIARRYMMSYLKNNPPINEQMLQMMMAQMGQKPSQKKINQMMSAMNKQQEKEKPKKAKK